The following proteins come from a genomic window of Streptomyces sp. Sge12:
- a CDS encoding superoxide dismutase yields MAIYTLPELPYDYAALEPVINPQIIELHHDKHHAAYVTGANNTLEQLAEARDKENWGALNGLEKNLAFHLSGHILHSIYWHNMASPKTGEGGGEPTAADGLGDLADAITESFGSFAKFKKQLTFASSATQGSGWGVLAYEPVSGRLVVEQVYDHQGNVGVASTPILVFDAWEHAFYLQYKNQKVDFIEAMWNVVNWQDVSRRYADAKANTPLLIPAKG; encoded by the coding sequence ATGGCCATCTACACGCTTCCTGAGCTTCCGTACGACTACGCGGCGCTGGAGCCGGTGATCAACCCGCAGATCATCGAGCTGCACCACGACAAGCACCACGCGGCCTATGTCACGGGCGCCAACAACACGCTGGAACAGCTGGCGGAGGCGCGCGACAAGGAGAACTGGGGCGCCCTCAACGGCCTCGAGAAGAACCTCGCGTTCCACCTCTCCGGCCACATCCTGCACAGCATCTACTGGCACAACATGGCCAGCCCGAAGACCGGCGAGGGCGGCGGCGAGCCCACCGCGGCCGACGGCCTGGGCGACCTGGCCGACGCGATCACCGAGTCCTTCGGGTCCTTCGCGAAGTTCAAGAAGCAGCTGACCTTCGCCTCCTCCGCCACCCAGGGATCCGGCTGGGGCGTGCTCGCGTACGAGCCCGTCAGCGGCCGTCTGGTCGTCGAGCAGGTCTACGACCACCAGGGCAACGTGGGCGTTGCCAGCACCCCGATCCTGGTCTTCGACGCCTGGGAGCACGCCTTCTACCTCCAGTACAAGAACCAGAAGGTGGACTTCATCGAGGCGATGTGGAACGTCGTCAACTGGCAGGACGTGTCCCGGCGCTACGCCGACGCCAAGGCGAACACCCCGCTGCTGATCCCCGCCAAGGGCTGA
- a CDS encoding ribose-5-phosphate isomerase: MRVYLGSDHAGFELKNHLVDWLKNNGHEPVDCGPHIYDAVDDYPPFCLRAAEKTAADAGSLGIVIGGSGNGEQIAANKVKGVRAILAWSVQTAQLGREHNNANVISVGGRMHTQDEAVSFIEAFLATPYSDEERHTRRIEMLSAYETTGELPPIPAHHPQG, encoded by the coding sequence ATGCGCGTGTACCTCGGATCCGACCATGCCGGCTTTGAGCTCAAGAACCACCTGGTGGACTGGCTCAAGAACAACGGCCACGAGCCCGTCGACTGTGGGCCCCACATCTACGACGCGGTGGACGACTACCCGCCGTTCTGCCTCCGCGCCGCGGAGAAGACCGCCGCCGACGCCGGCAGCCTCGGCATCGTGATCGGCGGCTCCGGCAACGGAGAGCAGATCGCCGCGAACAAGGTCAAGGGCGTCCGCGCCATCCTGGCCTGGAGCGTCCAGACCGCCCAGCTCGGCCGTGAGCACAACAACGCCAACGTCATCTCCGTCGGCGGCCGCATGCACACGCAGGACGAGGCCGTCAGCTTCATCGAGGCCTTCCTCGCGACCCCGTACTCCGACGAGGAGCGCCACACCCGCCGCATCGAGATGCTCTCCGCCTACGAGACCACCGGCGAGCTCCCCCCGATCCCGGCCCACCACCCGCAGGGCTGA
- a CDS encoding amino acid permease produces the protein MSQSTLTPLEPPQSDAGSPLGNGLKQRHLSMIALGGVIGAGLFVGSGAGIAAAGPSIVLAYAASGLLVMFVMRMLGEMSAANPASGSFSVHAERAIGPWAGFTAGWMFWILLCVGVAIEAIGAAHIMTGWFPGTPSWMWVLVFMAVFCGSNLAAVSNFGEFEFWFAALKIGAIALFLGLGVLAVLGLLPGTDAPGTANLLHDGGFLPHGVDGLLVGLLASVVAYGGLETVTIAAAESENPVRGVAKAVRTTMWRIAIVYVGSMLVIVTLLPWNDPAVTADGPYAATLDRLGIPAAGEIMNVVILIALMSAMNANIYGSSRMAYSLVSRGQGPKALGKVSGRVPRRAVLASCGFGFVTVLLSYWYPDTLFAWLLNMVGGVILIVWGFIAVSQFVLRRRLEREAPEKLVVKMWGFPYLTWVALAGVAGVLVLMALGEDTRVQVVFTGGLTVALAVTGWIMQKRAVQHRAADTR, from the coding sequence ATGAGCCAGAGCACCCTGACACCCCTCGAACCCCCGCAGAGCGACGCCGGGTCCCCGCTCGGCAACGGACTCAAGCAGCGCCACCTCTCGATGATCGCCCTCGGCGGTGTGATCGGCGCCGGACTCTTCGTCGGCTCCGGCGCCGGCATCGCCGCGGCGGGCCCCTCGATCGTGCTCGCGTACGCCGCGTCCGGGCTGCTCGTGATGTTCGTGATGCGGATGCTCGGCGAGATGTCCGCCGCGAACCCCGCCTCCGGTTCCTTCTCCGTCCACGCGGAGCGGGCGATCGGCCCGTGGGCCGGGTTCACCGCCGGCTGGATGTTCTGGATCCTGCTGTGCGTGGGTGTGGCCATCGAGGCCATCGGCGCGGCGCACATCATGACCGGCTGGTTCCCGGGCACCCCCTCCTGGATGTGGGTGCTGGTCTTCATGGCGGTGTTCTGCGGCTCGAACCTCGCCGCCGTCTCGAACTTCGGCGAGTTCGAGTTCTGGTTCGCCGCCCTCAAGATCGGCGCGATCGCCCTCTTCCTGGGCCTGGGCGTCCTCGCCGTGCTCGGCCTGCTGCCCGGCACCGACGCCCCCGGCACCGCCAACCTGCTGCACGACGGCGGCTTCCTGCCGCACGGGGTGGACGGCCTGCTGGTCGGGCTGCTGGCCTCGGTCGTCGCGTACGGCGGCCTGGAGACGGTGACCATCGCGGCCGCCGAGTCCGAGAACCCGGTCCGGGGCGTGGCCAAGGCCGTGCGCACCACCATGTGGCGGATCGCGATCGTCTACGTGGGGTCCATGCTGGTGATCGTCACCCTCCTGCCGTGGAACGATCCGGCGGTCACGGCGGACGGCCCGTACGCCGCCACCCTCGACCGCCTGGGCATCCCGGCCGCCGGCGAGATCATGAACGTGGTCATCCTGATCGCCCTGATGTCCGCGATGAACGCCAACATCTACGGCTCCTCGCGCATGGCCTACTCCCTCGTCTCCCGCGGGCAGGGCCCGAAGGCGCTGGGCAAGGTCAGCGGCCGGGTGCCGCGCCGGGCGGTCCTCGCCTCCTGCGGCTTCGGCTTCGTCACCGTGCTGCTGTCCTACTGGTACCCGGACACCCTGTTCGCCTGGCTGCTGAACATGGTGGGCGGGGTCATCCTGATCGTCTGGGGCTTCATCGCCGTCTCGCAGTTCGTGCTGCGCCGCCGGCTGGAGCGCGAGGCTCCCGAGAAACTGGTCGTGAAGATGTGGGGCTTCCCGTATCTGACCTGGGTGGCGCTGGCCGGGGTGGCCGGGGTCCTGGTGCTGATGGCCCTGGGCGAGGACACGCGGGTCCAGGTCGTCTTCACCGGCGGGCTCACCGTCGCCCTCGCGGTGACCGGCTGGATCATGCAGAAGCGTGCCGTGCAGCACCGGGCGGCCGACACCCGCTGA
- a CDS encoding Fpg/Nei family DNA glycosylase — protein sequence MPEGHTIHRLAQDHAERFAGRVVRVSSPQGRFEQSAAVLDGRELDGAEAHGKHLFLELGDAWIHIHLGLFGKLGFGPAPAPPATDTVRLRLLNEDHYADLRGPTACALIGEGEKKAIHDRLGPDPLRPADDPDRAWKRISRSRTTVAALLMDQKVIAGVGNVYRAEVLFRHGIDPYRPGKDLTRGEWDAMWLDLAALMREGVRNNRIDTVRDEHLPEAMGRPPRVDDHGGEVYVYRRAAMPCHICGSEIRTADLAARNLFWCPGCQAP from the coding sequence GTGCCCGAGGGGCATACGATCCACCGCCTCGCCCAGGACCACGCCGAGCGGTTCGCAGGCCGGGTGGTCCGCGTCAGCAGCCCCCAGGGCCGCTTCGAGCAGAGCGCGGCCGTACTCGACGGACGCGAGCTCGACGGCGCCGAGGCGCACGGCAAGCACCTCTTCCTGGAACTCGGCGACGCCTGGATCCACATCCACCTCGGCCTGTTCGGCAAGCTCGGCTTCGGCCCCGCCCCGGCCCCGCCCGCCACGGACACCGTCCGGCTGCGCCTGCTGAACGAGGACCACTACGCCGACCTGCGCGGCCCCACCGCCTGCGCCCTGATCGGCGAGGGCGAGAAGAAGGCGATACACGACCGGCTCGGCCCGGACCCGCTGCGCCCCGCCGACGACCCCGACCGGGCCTGGAAGCGGATCTCCCGCTCCCGCACCACCGTCGCCGCCCTGCTCATGGACCAGAAGGTGATCGCGGGCGTCGGCAACGTCTACCGCGCCGAGGTCCTCTTCCGGCACGGCATCGACCCGTACCGCCCGGGCAAGGACCTCACGCGCGGCGAGTGGGACGCGATGTGGCTCGACCTCGCCGCCCTGATGCGCGAGGGCGTGCGCAACAACCGCATCGACACCGTCCGCGACGAGCACCTGCCCGAGGCGATGGGCCGGCCGCCGCGCGTCGACGACCACGGCGGCGAGGTCTACGTCTACCGGCGGGCGGCCATGCCGTGCCACATCTGCGGGAGCGAGATCCGCACCGCCGACCTCGCCGCCCGCAACCTCTTCTGGTGCCCCGGCTGCCAGGCCCCCTGA
- a CDS encoding DUF4232 domain-containing protein has protein sequence MANLQLVNCGTQQYVLEGYPQLSLRDGRNDPVQVVVEHGSAGITTGTANLDEAPQRVTLDPGRAAYFGIVWRNLVTDSSVAATTAPVVEVEPRPGAPRLWLRLRAPVDLGNTGKLGLGPWKPLVR, from the coding sequence GTGGCGAACCTCCAGCTGGTCAACTGCGGTACGCAGCAATACGTACTGGAGGGCTACCCGCAGCTGTCGCTGCGCGACGGCCGCAACGATCCGGTGCAGGTCGTGGTGGAGCACGGGTCGGCGGGGATCACCACGGGGACGGCGAACCTGGACGAGGCCCCGCAGCGGGTGACGCTGGATCCGGGGCGGGCGGCCTACTTCGGGATCGTGTGGCGCAACCTCGTCACCGACTCGTCGGTGGCGGCCACCACGGCGCCGGTCGTGGAGGTCGAGCCCCGGCCCGGCGCCCCCCGGCTGTGGCTGCGGCTCAGGGCGCCGGTGGACCTCGGGAACACCGGGAAGCTGGGGCTCGGGCCGTGGAAGCCGCTGGTGCGCTGA
- a CDS encoding SDR family NAD(P)-dependent oxidoreductase, whose protein sequence is MDHAVRELADTGRGVLVTGASRGIGRAIATAFAERGDRVAVHCTVRQADAERTLAGLPGEGHVLVSGDLADPARVEALAAETEEALGGIDVLVNNAAVMVAHPLPTTSYADWQEAWRQTAAVNLFAPANLTHCVARHMIAGRREGRVVNIGSRGAFRGEPDHPAYGATKAALHALGQSLAVSLAPHGIAVASVAPGFVATERVAGRLEGEEGERIRAQSPFGRVGTPQEIAAAVLHLASPAARWSSGTVLDVNGASYLRT, encoded by the coding sequence ATGGACCACGCCGTACGGGAACTGGCCGACACGGGCCGGGGGGTGCTCGTCACCGGGGCCTCGCGGGGCATCGGGCGGGCCATCGCCACGGCCTTCGCCGAGCGGGGTGACCGGGTGGCGGTGCACTGCACGGTCCGGCAGGCGGACGCCGAGCGCACCCTCGCCGGCCTGCCGGGCGAGGGCCACGTCCTCGTCAGCGGCGACCTCGCCGACCCGGCCCGCGTGGAAGCCCTCGCGGCCGAGACCGAGGAGGCGCTCGGCGGCATCGACGTGCTCGTGAACAACGCCGCCGTGATGGTCGCGCACCCGCTGCCCACGACCTCGTACGCCGACTGGCAGGAGGCCTGGCGGCAGACCGCCGCCGTGAACCTCTTCGCCCCGGCCAACCTCACCCACTGCGTCGCCCGCCACATGATCGCCGGCCGGCGGGAGGGCCGCGTCGTCAACATCGGCTCGCGCGGGGCGTTCCGCGGCGAGCCCGACCACCCCGCCTACGGCGCCACCAAGGCGGCCCTGCACGCACTCGGCCAGTCCCTCGCCGTCTCCCTGGCCCCGCACGGCATCGCCGTGGCCTCCGTGGCGCCCGGCTTCGTGGCCACCGAGCGGGTCGCCGGGCGGCTCGAGGGAGAGGAGGGCGAGCGGATCCGGGCGCAGAGCCCCTTCGGCCGGGTCGGCACCCCTCAGGAGATCGCCGCCGCCGTGCTGCACCTGGCCTCGCCCGCCGCACGCTGGAGCTCGGGCACCGTGCTCGACGTCAACGGAGCCTCGTACCTGCGCACCTGA
- a CDS encoding amino acid permease, whose product MRERLEAAPPTTGDLPAEPLSHSLKQRHLTMLGLGGVIGAGLFVGSGAGIGIAGPAIICSYLLAGVLAMLVMRALGEMSAAMPASGSFSVYAERALGRWAGFSAGWLYWFLLVVVLAVEATGAAKIANGWVPSVDQWVWVLLFMVVFTVSNLAAVKNFGEFEFWFAALKVGAIVLFLILGTLAIFGLLPDTEPIGAANLTGQGGFFPEGFGGVVAGMLAVIFAFGGLEVVTIAAAESDDPARSVSRAVRSAVWRILFFYVGSMVVIVTLLPWDSLKPGESPYVAVLDSIGIPAAGQIMNIVVFVALLSALNANLYGSSRMVFSLAERGEAPKSLLRVSGGGVPRRAVFASVAFGFVSVVLNLLWPDTIFLYMLNAVGAVLLFVWALIAVSQLKLRRRIERDMPERLTLPMWLFPYATWAALAGMAAVLVLMLFDDSARPQLLWSTGAAALVLVVAFVRERRTSKS is encoded by the coding sequence ATGCGCGAGCGCCTGGAAGCAGCACCTCCCACGACGGGCGACCTGCCCGCGGAACCCCTCAGCCACAGCCTCAAGCAGCGCCACCTGACCATGCTGGGCCTCGGCGGCGTCATCGGCGCCGGGCTCTTCGTCGGCTCCGGAGCCGGCATCGGCATCGCCGGTCCCGCGATCATCTGCTCCTACCTGCTCGCGGGCGTCCTCGCGATGCTGGTGATGCGGGCACTGGGCGAGATGTCGGCCGCGATGCCCGCCTCGGGCTCCTTCTCCGTCTACGCGGAGCGGGCGCTCGGCCGCTGGGCCGGTTTCTCGGCGGGCTGGCTGTACTGGTTCCTGCTGGTCGTGGTGCTGGCGGTGGAGGCCACCGGAGCGGCGAAGATCGCGAACGGCTGGGTGCCCTCGGTCGACCAGTGGGTGTGGGTGCTGCTCTTCATGGTGGTCTTCACGGTGAGCAACCTGGCCGCCGTGAAGAACTTCGGGGAGTTCGAGTTCTGGTTCGCCGCCCTGAAGGTCGGCGCGATCGTGCTCTTCCTGATCCTCGGCACCCTCGCGATCTTCGGCCTGCTCCCGGACACGGAGCCGATCGGCGCGGCCAACCTCACCGGCCAGGGCGGTTTCTTCCCCGAGGGCTTCGGCGGAGTGGTCGCCGGCATGCTCGCGGTCATCTTCGCCTTCGGCGGCCTGGAGGTCGTCACGATCGCGGCCGCCGAGTCGGACGACCCGGCGCGGTCGGTGTCCCGGGCGGTGCGCAGCGCGGTCTGGCGCATCCTCTTCTTCTACGTGGGCTCGATGGTGGTCATCGTGACCCTGCTGCCGTGGGACTCGCTGAAGCCGGGCGAGAGCCCGTACGTCGCGGTCCTCGACTCGATCGGTATCCCGGCGGCCGGCCAGATCATGAACATCGTGGTGTTCGTGGCGCTGCTGTCGGCGCTCAACGCGAACCTCTACGGGTCCTCGCGCATGGTGTTCTCGCTGGCCGAGCGGGGTGAGGCGCCCAAGTCGCTGCTGCGGGTCTCGGGCGGCGGGGTGCCGCGCCGGGCGGTGTTCGCCTCGGTGGCCTTCGGCTTCGTGTCGGTGGTGCTCAACCTGCTGTGGCCGGACACGATCTTCCTCTACATGCTCAACGCGGTCGGCGCGGTGCTGCTGTTCGTGTGGGCGCTGATCGCCGTGTCGCAGCTGAAGCTGCGCCGCCGGATCGAGCGGGACATGCCCGAGCGGCTGACCCTGCCGATGTGGCTGTTCCCGTACGCGACCTGGGCGGCGCTGGCCGGAATGGCCGCGGTGCTGGTCCTGATGCTGTTCGACGACTCCGCGCGGCCGCAGCTGCTGTGGTCGACGGGCGCGGCGGCCCTCGTCCTCGTGGTGGCCTTCGTGCGGGAGCGGCGCACCTCGAAGTCCTGA
- a CDS encoding amino acid permease, which translates to MSSTTTLQKEGDPTGNPGEGQPSDGLKAGLKNRHLSMIAIGGVIGAGLFVGSGGGIAKAGPAILISYALVGAMVVFVMRMLGEMAAASPNSGSFSAYADRALGRWAGFSIGWLYWFFWVVVLAVEATAGAAILEGWIPAVPQWAWALIVMAVLTATNLGSVASYGEFEFWFAGIKVVAIGAFVIVGMLAVFGVLPGSDNPGAGFAHLTDAGGFFPNGYGAVLTGVLMVVFSFMGSEIVTLAAGESENPRKAVTRATNSVIWRIGVFYLGSIFIVLTLLPWNDKSITEKGSYVAALDSIGIANAGTIMEVIVLTAVLSCLNSGLYTASRMAFSLGERGDAPKAFAKVNKNGVPVAAILGSTVFGFVAVYFNYAFKDTVFNFLLNSSGAIALFVWLVICFTQLKMRGILVREAPEKLTVKMWLFPWLTWATAALIMFVIGYMFVDDANREVVTLSTLVAGLVVLVGVVLDLRRKRALQG; encoded by the coding sequence ATGAGCTCCACGACGACCCTCCAGAAGGAAGGCGACCCCACCGGGAATCCCGGTGAAGGCCAGCCCTCCGACGGTCTGAAGGCCGGTCTCAAGAACCGCCACCTGTCCATGATCGCCATCGGCGGCGTCATCGGCGCCGGTCTCTTCGTCGGCTCCGGTGGCGGTATCGCCAAGGCCGGTCCCGCCATCCTGATCTCTTACGCGCTGGTCGGCGCGATGGTCGTCTTCGTGATGCGGATGCTCGGCGAGATGGCTGCCGCGAGCCCGAACTCGGGCTCCTTCTCGGCCTACGCCGATCGCGCGCTCGGCCGCTGGGCGGGCTTCTCCATCGGCTGGCTCTACTGGTTCTTCTGGGTCGTCGTCCTCGCCGTGGAGGCCACCGCCGGTGCCGCCATCCTGGAGGGCTGGATCCCGGCCGTCCCGCAGTGGGCCTGGGCGCTGATCGTGATGGCGGTGCTGACCGCCACCAACCTCGGCTCGGTCGCCTCCTACGGTGAGTTCGAGTTCTGGTTCGCGGGCATCAAGGTCGTCGCCATCGGCGCGTTCGTGATCGTCGGCATGCTGGCCGTCTTCGGCGTACTGCCGGGCTCGGACAACCCGGGCGCGGGCTTCGCGCACCTCACCGACGCCGGCGGGTTCTTCCCCAACGGCTACGGCGCGGTCCTCACCGGTGTGCTGATGGTCGTCTTCTCCTTCATGGGCAGCGAGATCGTCACCCTGGCGGCCGGCGAGTCGGAGAACCCCCGCAAGGCGGTCACCCGGGCCACCAACTCCGTCATCTGGCGGATCGGCGTCTTCTACCTGGGCTCGATCTTCATCGTGCTGACCCTGCTCCCGTGGAACGACAAGTCGATCACCGAGAAGGGCTCGTACGTCGCGGCCCTGGACTCGATCGGCATCGCGAACGCCGGCACGATCATGGAGGTCATCGTCCTGACCGCCGTGCTGTCCTGCCTGAACTCCGGCCTCTACACCGCCTCCCGCATGGCCTTCTCGCTCGGTGAGCGCGGTGACGCCCCCAAGGCGTTCGCCAAGGTCAACAAGAACGGTGTGCCGGTCGCCGCGATCCTGGGCTCCACGGTCTTCGGCTTCGTCGCCGTCTACTTCAACTACGCCTTCAAGGACACGGTCTTCAACTTCCTCCTCAACTCCTCGGGTGCCATCGCGCTCTTCGTCTGGCTGGTGATCTGCTTCACCCAGCTGAAGATGCGCGGGATCCTGGTCCGCGAGGCCCCGGAGAAGCTGACCGTGAAGATGTGGCTGTTCCCGTGGCTGACCTGGGCCACCGCCGCACTGATCATGTTCGTGATCGGCTACATGTTCGTGGACGACGCCAACCGCGAGGTCGTCACCCTGTCCACCCTGGTCGCCGGCCTGGTCGTGCTCGTCGGTGTGGTCCTGGACCTCCGCCGCAAGCGGGCCCTGCAGGGCTGA
- a CDS encoding biotin transporter BioY: protein MSTASVSLRPGAVLADLLPASRVRDTALVVGGAALTGLAAQISVQVDGLAAPITGQTFAALLVGTALGARRGFLSLAVYTLVGMAGVPWFAGGGSGAGGATFGYVLGMLLAATVVGALARRGGDRSVLRTAGSMAVGSAVVYAVGVPYLMAVTGASLTTALATGMVPFLIGDALKAALAMGALPTAWKLVGRRG, encoded by the coding sequence ATGAGCACTGCCTCCGTCTCCCTCCGGCCCGGCGCCGTCCTCGCCGACCTGCTGCCCGCGAGCCGCGTCCGCGACACCGCGCTGGTCGTCGGCGGCGCCGCGCTCACCGGGCTGGCCGCCCAGATATCCGTCCAGGTCGACGGCCTGGCCGCGCCGATCACCGGCCAGACCTTCGCCGCGCTGCTGGTGGGCACCGCGCTCGGCGCCCGCCGCGGCTTCCTGTCGCTCGCCGTCTACACCCTGGTGGGCATGGCCGGCGTGCCGTGGTTCGCGGGCGGCGGCTCCGGCGCGGGCGGCGCCACCTTCGGGTACGTCCTCGGGATGCTGCTGGCCGCCACCGTCGTCGGCGCCCTCGCGCGGCGCGGCGGCGACCGCTCGGTGCTGCGTACGGCCGGCTCGATGGCGGTGGGCTCCGCCGTGGTCTACGCGGTGGGCGTGCCCTACCTGATGGCCGTCACCGGGGCGTCCCTCACCACCGCTCTCGCGACGGGCATGGTCCCCTTCCTGATCGGCGACGCCCTCAAGGCCGCACTGGCCATGGGCGCCCTGCCGACCGCCTGGAAGCTGGTCGGCCGCCGCGGCTGA
- a CDS encoding PP2C family protein-serine/threonine phosphatase translates to MAGARVESLMARMRMLSHRGRTALRKSAVDYFRGDASDWLAFGGLLFTVPAIACGTLMLPVWFSPSALVLPIVAGGLLLRPASLLALYAASATALIVEALVLGPYTQGPARVTPGTVLVVAACGFFGLVIAQFRSRVGVPWRRGGTMLFDLRERIRVQSKLPALPRGWHREMALRPAGGQSFSGDFVVAARTNGGRTLEIVLTDVSGKGMEAGSRALLLSGAFGGLLGALPAHGFLPAANGYLLRQDWDEGFATSIHLVLDLETGDYELLSAGHLPALQLCAGTGRWQEKTGEGPLLGVYDGAEFTPARGNLRPGDVLMLFTDGLVETSDREISEGIDRLTGEADRYVAAGWDGAAWHLIEKVAKDVNDDRALLLIRRSA, encoded by the coding sequence ATGGCCGGAGCACGCGTGGAATCCCTCATGGCCCGGATGCGCATGCTGTCGCACCGGGGTCGCACCGCCCTGCGCAAATCAGCCGTCGACTACTTCCGCGGCGACGCCTCCGACTGGCTCGCCTTCGGCGGACTGCTGTTCACCGTGCCCGCCATCGCCTGCGGCACGCTGATGCTGCCCGTCTGGTTCTCGCCGTCGGCGCTCGTCCTGCCGATCGTGGCCGGCGGGCTGCTGCTGCGCCCCGCCAGCCTCCTCGCCCTCTACGCCGCCTCCGCGACCGCACTGATCGTCGAGGCCCTCGTCCTCGGCCCCTACACCCAGGGCCCGGCGCGCGTCACCCCCGGCACCGTGCTGGTGGTCGCCGCCTGCGGATTCTTCGGGCTGGTCATCGCCCAGTTCCGCAGCCGCGTCGGCGTGCCCTGGAGACGCGGCGGCACCATGCTCTTCGACCTGCGCGAACGCATCCGCGTCCAGAGCAAGCTGCCCGCCCTGCCGCGCGGCTGGCACCGCGAGATGGCCCTGCGCCCGGCCGGCGGCCAGTCCTTCTCCGGCGACTTCGTCGTCGCGGCCCGCACCAACGGCGGCCGGACCCTGGAGATCGTGCTGACCGACGTGTCCGGCAAGGGCATGGAGGCCGGCTCCCGCGCCCTGCTCCTGTCCGGCGCCTTCGGCGGACTGCTGGGCGCCCTGCCCGCTCACGGCTTCCTGCCCGCCGCCAACGGCTACCTGCTCCGCCAGGACTGGGACGAGGGCTTCGCCACCTCCATCCACCTCGTCCTGGACCTGGAGACCGGCGACTACGAACTCCTTTCGGCCGGCCACCTCCCCGCCCTCCAGCTCTGCGCCGGCACCGGCCGCTGGCAGGAGAAGACCGGCGAGGGGCCGCTCCTCGGCGTCTACGACGGAGCCGAATTCACCCCCGCCCGCGGCAACCTGCGCCCCGGCGACGTCCTGATGCTCTTCACCGACGGCCTGGTCGAGACCTCCGACCGCGAGATCAGCGAAGGCATCGACCGCCTCACCGGCGAGGCCGACCGCTACGTGGCCGCCGGCTGGGACGGCGCCGCCTGGCACCTGATCGAAAAGGTCGCCAAGGACGTCAACGACGACCGCGCCCTCCTCCTCATCCGCCGCTCCGCCTGA
- a CDS encoding pyridoxal phosphate-dependent decarboxylase family protein: MDRTLAADLARLPELLDATRSAAAEALATLAARPVVPPAGEPHAPEPLPEHATGTEAALAAFRDRWEPRLSASAGPRYLGFVTGGATPAALAGDWLTAAHDQNSNSALDGGGQDLERETVGWLRELFGLSAAHSGTFVSGATMSNTTGLAIAREWLGERLGVRPAEDGAAALGPVRVLSGAPHSSIAKALSVLGLGRNSLVNVPTLPGREAVDPAALERALADTPGPAVVVANAGTVNTVDFDDLRAIAALRERHDFWLHTDAAFGAFAALSPEHAHLADGLDASDSLCIDLHKWLNVPYDSAVQFTRRRDLQARVFQNSAAYLGPLGDHPDLVHLTPENSHRLRALAAWFTLRAYGRQGHREIVERDIACARALGTALAADPALTLLAPVRLNVVCFTLAQAPTPERVAALREAVAAEVFVTPTVYGGTAGLRAAFSNWRTTHDDVRRAAQALGAAAREIA, translated from the coding sequence ATGGACCGCACGCTCGCCGCCGACCTCGCCCGGCTTCCCGAACTCCTCGACGCCACGCGCTCCGCAGCCGCCGAAGCGCTCGCCACCCTGGCGGCGCGTCCCGTCGTGCCGCCCGCCGGGGAGCCGCACGCCCCCGAGCCCCTCCCGGAGCACGCGACCGGCACGGAAGCCGCCCTCGCCGCCTTCCGCGACCGCTGGGAGCCGCGGCTGTCGGCCTCCGCCGGACCCCGCTACCTCGGCTTCGTCACGGGAGGCGCCACCCCCGCCGCCCTCGCCGGGGACTGGCTCACCGCCGCCCACGACCAGAACTCCAACTCCGCGCTCGACGGCGGCGGCCAGGACCTCGAACGCGAGACCGTCGGCTGGCTCCGCGAGCTCTTCGGGCTCTCCGCCGCGCACTCCGGCACCTTCGTCTCCGGCGCCACCATGTCCAACACCACCGGCCTGGCCATCGCCCGCGAATGGCTCGGCGAACGCCTCGGCGTCCGCCCGGCCGAGGACGGCGCGGCCGCCCTCGGCCCGGTCCGCGTGCTCTCCGGCGCCCCGCACTCCTCGATCGCCAAGGCCCTCTCGGTCCTCGGCCTCGGCCGCAACTCCCTCGTCAACGTCCCCACCCTGCCCGGCCGCGAGGCCGTCGACCCCGCCGCCCTGGAACGGGCACTGGCCGACACCCCCGGACCGGCCGTGGTCGTCGCCAACGCGGGCACCGTCAACACCGTCGACTTCGACGACCTCCGGGCGATCGCGGCCCTGCGCGAACGCCACGACTTCTGGCTCCACACCGACGCCGCGTTCGGCGCCTTCGCCGCCCTCTCCCCGGAGCACGCACACCTCGCCGACGGCCTCGACGCCTCCGACTCCCTCTGCATCGACCTGCACAAATGGCTCAACGTCCCCTACGACAGCGCCGTCCAGTTCACCCGCCGCCGCGACCTCCAGGCCCGCGTCTTCCAGAACTCCGCCGCCTACCTCGGCCCGCTCGGCGACCACCCCGACCTCGTCCACCTCACCCCGGAGAACTCCCACCGGCTGCGCGCCCTCGCCGCCTGGTTCACACTCCGCGCGTACGGCCGCCAGGGCCACCGGGAGATCGTCGAACGCGACATCGCCTGCGCCCGCGCCCTGGGCACCGCCCTGGCGGCCGACCCCGCCCTCACCCTCCTCGCCCCGGTCCGCCTCAACGTCGTCTGCTTCACCCTCGCCCAGGCCCCCACCCCGGAACGCGTCGCCGCCCTGCGGGAGGCGGTGGCCGCCGAGGTGTTCGTCACTCCGACCGTGTACGGGGGAACCGCCGGGCTGCGCGCGGCGTTCTCCAACTGGCGTACCACACACGACGATGTACGCCGGGCAGCGCAGGCACTCGGCGCAGCGGCAAGGGAGATCGCATGA